The Vicia villosa cultivar HV-30 ecotype Madison, WI linkage group LG1, Vvil1.0, whole genome shotgun sequence genome includes a region encoding these proteins:
- the LOC131611033 gene encoding protein SOB FIVE-LIKE 5-like isoform X3, with protein sequence MLGTYSGCESGWTLYFEHSYGSEGYYGKYKDKRVITNDENYSQDLSMLSDASSGPPHVAYDDDGDNGYFNEKHNGNSLVKQKKNKSEAKKQKVRENVGEDQQNLSSFLHDTASSHVFDFSTNNVIETNQQNYSQGFSATNYFEGTSSYQEEQFGFLQQSQSENELQGNNRWYGRKKGFGMR encoded by the exons ATGCTAGGCACATA TAGTGGATGTGAGTCAGGTTGGACTCTATACTTCGAACATTCTTATGGAAGTGAAGGGTATTATGGGAAATACAAAGACAAAAGAGTCATCACAAATGATGAAAATTACTCTCAAGATTTATCCATGCTTTCTGATGCTTCTTCTGGTCCTCCACATGTTGcttatgatgatgatggtgataatGGTTACTTCAATGAAAAACATAATGGTAATTCCTTAGTGAAACAGAAGAAGAACAAGAGTGAAGCAAAGAAACAGAAAGTTAGAGAAAATGTTGGAGAAGATCAACAgaatctttcttcttttcttcatgATACTGCTAGCTCTCATGTCTTTGACTTTTCAACT aaCAATGTTATTGAGACAAATCAACAAAATTATTCACAAGGTTTCTCAGCTACTAACTATTTTGAG GGAACATCTTCATATCAAGAAGAACAATTTGGTTTTTTGCAACAATCTCAATCAGAAAATGAACTTCAAGGCAAcaa CAGGTGGTATGGAAGAAAAAAAGGTTTTGGAATGAGGTGA
- the LOC131611033 gene encoding protein SOB FIVE-LIKE 5-like isoform X2, producing MNMSAFDSECSSGCESGWTLYFEHSYGSEGYYGKYKDKRVITNDENYSQDLSMLSDASSGPPHVAYDDDGDNGYFNEKHNGNSLVKQKKNKSEAKKQKVRENVGEDQQNLSSFLHDTASSHVFDFSTNNVIETNQQNYSQGFSATNYFEGTSSYQEEQFGFLQQSQSENELQGNKWYGRKKGFGMR from the exons ATGAACATGAGTGCATTTGATTCTGAATGTAGTAGTGGATGTGAGTCAGGTTGGACTCTATACTTCGAACATTCTTATGGAAGTGAAGGGTATTATGGGAAATACAAAGACAAAAGAGTCATCACAAATGATGAAAATTACTCTCAAGATTTATCCATGCTTTCTGATGCTTCTTCTGGTCCTCCACATGTTGcttatgatgatgatggtgataatGGTTACTTCAATGAAAAACATAATGGTAATTCCTTAGTGAAACAGAAGAAGAACAAGAGTGAAGCAAAGAAACAGAAAGTTAGAGAAAATGTTGGAGAAGATCAACAgaatctttcttcttttcttcatgATACTGCTAGCTCTCATGTCTTTGACTTTTCAACT aaCAATGTTATTGAGACAAATCAACAAAATTATTCACAAGGTTTCTCAGCTACTAACTATTTTGAG GGAACATCTTCATATCAAGAAGAACAATTTGGTTTTTTGCAACAATCTCAATCAGAAAATGAACTTCAAGGCAAcaa GTGGTATGGAAGAAAAAAAGGTTTTGGAATGAGGTGA
- the LOC131611033 gene encoding protein SOB FIVE-LIKE 5-like isoform X1, which translates to MNMSAFDSECSSGCESGWTLYFEHSYGSEGYYGKYKDKRVITNDENYSQDLSMLSDASSGPPHVAYDDDGDNGYFNEKHNGNSLVKQKKNKSEAKKQKVRENVGEDQQNLSSFLHDTASSHVFDFSTNNVIETNQQNYSQGFSATNYFEGTSSYQEEQFGFLQQSQSENELQGNNRWYGRKKGFGMR; encoded by the exons ATGAACATGAGTGCATTTGATTCTGAATGTAGTAGTGGATGTGAGTCAGGTTGGACTCTATACTTCGAACATTCTTATGGAAGTGAAGGGTATTATGGGAAATACAAAGACAAAAGAGTCATCACAAATGATGAAAATTACTCTCAAGATTTATCCATGCTTTCTGATGCTTCTTCTGGTCCTCCACATGTTGcttatgatgatgatggtgataatGGTTACTTCAATGAAAAACATAATGGTAATTCCTTAGTGAAACAGAAGAAGAACAAGAGTGAAGCAAAGAAACAGAAAGTTAGAGAAAATGTTGGAGAAGATCAACAgaatctttcttcttttcttcatgATACTGCTAGCTCTCATGTCTTTGACTTTTCAACT aaCAATGTTATTGAGACAAATCAACAAAATTATTCACAAGGTTTCTCAGCTACTAACTATTTTGAG GGAACATCTTCATATCAAGAAGAACAATTTGGTTTTTTGCAACAATCTCAATCAGAAAATGAACTTCAAGGCAAcaa CAGGTGGTATGGAAGAAAAAAAGGTTTTGGAATGAGGTGA
- the LOC131611046 gene encoding uncharacterized protein LOC131611046 codes for MSSIGQTMLMALTVTVNKYASSNIQAVHNRKQPNQTLTSTNVGFGRRGLVLSAVVAATQIPESRTQLLQKYLKKSEENKEKNDKERVDSYYKRNYKDYFEFIEGSLKGKDGKVSEAQKGILDWLEANK; via the exons ATGAGTTCCATTGGACAAACCATGTTAATGGCACTAACAGTAACAGTAAACAAGTATGCATCTTCCAATATACAAGCAGTCCATAACAGAAAACAACCAAACCAAACATTAACCAGCACCAACGTAGGATTTGGAAGGAGAGGACTCGTCTTATCAGCTGTTGTTGCTGCAACTCAAATCCCTGAGTCAAGAACACAGCTTCTTCAaa aatatttgaagaaatCAGAGGAAAACAAGGAGAAAAATGACAAAGAG AGAGTGGATAGTTATTACAAACGTAACTACAAggattattttgaatttatagaAGGGAGTTTGAAAGGAAAAGATGGGAAAGTTTCAGAAGCACAAAAGGGTATTCTTGATTGGCTTGAAGCTAACAAGTGA